A portion of the Tachysurus vachellii isolate PV-2020 chromosome 14, HZAU_Pvac_v1, whole genome shotgun sequence genome contains these proteins:
- the prr5l gene encoding proline-rich protein 5-like, with protein sequence MGSFRRPRFMSSPVLSDLARFHASSPSLQLSNASIWNSVQSAVIKVFEGGGLQTNELYSLNESIRWLQRTELGSFITEYFQDQLLNKGLAHMLEKIHLHEEENCLQALSEMWVTFFTEILPTLQAIFYPVQGQELTVRQMALLGFRDQVLLKLSLENMLHTTSYPPPIVQMLLILQGIHEPSGPSKEYYLLEQLVDMVISPYLSNYLHKSHRGSPSGCHLENSSLETAPYVGQPEITITNFATESLLTPLLEQEGEAYLERTGGIRRHTVANVHSDIHFISMTNRTDGGDNGQVRNARRTAPPRPFTRPLLILDSVNYNKTTNMPEEC encoded by the exons ATGGGATCTTTTCGACGTCCTCGCTTTATGAGCTCACCAGTGCTGTCAGACCTGGCCCGCTTTCACGCCAGTTCACCATCTCTGCAACTCTCCAATGCAAGTATTTGGAATAG TGTCCAGTCTGCTGTCATCAAAGTATTCGAAGGAGGAGGGCTACAGACCAATGAGCTGTACAGCCTGAACGAAAGCATCAG GTGGCTTCAAAGGACAGAACTGGGCTCCTTCATTACAGAATACTTtcag GATCAGCTCTTGAACAAAGGCCTGGCACATATGTTGGAGAAAATTCATCTTCATGAGG AAGAAAACTGTCTCCAGGCTCTGTCTGAGATGTGGGTAACATTTTTCACAGAGATCCTGCCAACTCTTCAAGCCATATTCTATCCTGTGCAG GGTCAGGAGCTGACTGTGAGACAGATGGCTCTGCTGGGTTTTAGGGACCAGGTCTTGTTGAAGCTTTCTCTAGAGAACATGCTACATACCACATCATACCCTCCTCCCATTGTACAGATGCTACTCATATTGCAG ggcATTCATGAGCCTAGTGGGCCTAGTAAAGAATACTACCTTCTTGAGCAACTAGTGGATATGGTGATTTCACCTTACCTGAGTAACTACCTCCACAAGAGCCACAGAGGCTCCCCTTCAG GGTGTCATTTGGAAAACTCCAGTTTGGAGACTGCACCTTATGTTGGCCAGCCAGAGATCACAATCACAAACTTTGCTACAGAATCATTGCTGACGCCTCTTCTGGAGCAGGAAGGCGAGGCATATCTGGAGAGGACCGGTGGAATACGGCGCCACACAGTTGCTAATGTTCATTCAGACATCCATTTTATCTCCATGACAAACAGAACTGATGGTGGAGATAATGGGCAGGTGAGAAATGCAAGGAGAACTGCTCCTCCCAGGCCTTTTACCCGACCACTGTTAATCCTGGACTCTGTCAACTATAACAAAACCACAAATATGCCAGAAGAGTGCTGA
- the api5 gene encoding apoptosis inhibitor 5 has translation MAATVEELYRNYGILADAKEDLSQHKDAYQVILDGVKGGPKEKRLAAQFIPKFFSSFPDLADAAINAQLDLCEDEDVSIRRQAIKELPRFAAGENLPRVADILTQLLQTDDAAEFNQVNSALISIFKIDARGTLGGLFSQILQGEDVVRERAIKFLSTKLKAMPDETLTKDVEDFIFIETKKVLEDVTGEEFVLLMRVLSGMKSLQTVSGRQQLVELVVEQAYLEQALNPADADSVDRLLQCTRQALPLFSKNVHSTRFVTYFCEHVLPNISMLTSPVAELDIQLEVLKLLAEMSPYCGDMDKLESNLMMLFEKLLEFMPLPPEEENGENAGNEEPKLQFSYVECLLYSFHQLGKKLPDFLIDKVNAEKLKDFKIRLQYFARGLQVYIRQLRVALQGKSGDALKTEENKIKVVALKITNNINILIKDLFHNPPSYKSTVTLSWKPVQKSEAVAAAVVGQKRSSGEDVPTGTIGKKVSPLPRRDARQIYNPPSGKYSASIGNFSYEQRGGFRGGRGRGFGRGNRSRGRIY, from the exons ATGGCGGCCACAGTGGAGGAGCTTTACCGTAACTACGGGATCCTCGCGGACGCTAAAGAGGACCTCAGTCAG CATAAAGATGCTTACCAGGTTATTCTGGATGGTGTGAAAGGAGGCCCAAAAGAGAAGCGTTTGGCTGCACAGTTCATTCCAAAGTTCTTCAGCAGTTTTCCAGACCTGGCAGATGCAGCAATTAACGCACAGTTGGATTTGTGTGAAGATGAAGACGTATCG ATTCGACGACAGGCCATCAAAGAACTCCCACGCTTTGCTGCTGGAGAGAATTTACCCAGAGTAGCAGACATCCTCACACAACTACTGCAGACAG ATGATGCAGCAGAATTCAACCAAGTAAACAGTGCACTGATTTCTATATTCAAAATTGACGCTAGAG GGACACTTGGAGGTCTTTTTAGCCAAATTCTACAGGGAGAGGATGTGGTAAGAGAAAGAGCTATCAAGTTCCTCTCTACCAAGTTGAAGGCAATGCCAGATGAAACCCTGACCAAGGATGTGGAGGACTTCATCTTCATAGAGACAAAAAAG GTTTTAGAGGATGTGACTGGAGAGGAGTTTGTTCTTCTGATGCGGGTGCTGTCTGGCATGAAGAGCTTGCAGACAGTGAGCGGTAGGCAGCAGCTGGTGGAGTTGGTGGTGGAGCAGGCCTACCTGGAGCAGGCCCTCAACCCTGCTGATGCTGACAGCGTAGATCGCCTGTTGCAGTGCACTCGCCAGGCACTACCACTGTTCTCA AAAAATGTACATTCGACTCGATTTGTGACGTATTTCTGTGAACATGTGCTGCCTAACATCAGCATGCTCACCAGCCCTGTGGCAGAACTGGACATCCAGCTTGAA GTTCTAAAACTGCTGGCTGAAATGAGTCCATACTGTGGTGACATGGACAAACTCGAGTCCAACCTCATGATGCTGTTTGAGAAACTTCTG GAGTTCATGCCCTTGCCTCCTGAAGAGGAGAATGGAGAAAATGCTGGGAATGAGGAACCAAAGCTCCAGTTCAGTTATGTGGAGTGCCTGCTCTACAGCTTCCACCAGCTGGGCAAAAAGTTACCAGATTTTCTTATTGACAAGGTCAATGCTGAGAAATTAAAAGACTTCAAGATCAG GCTGCAGTACTTTGCGAGAGGACTTCAGGTGTACATCCGTCAACTCCGTGTGGCCTTGCAAGGCAAAAGTGGTGATGCTCTAAAGACTGAAGAG aataaaattaaagtgGTGGCTTTGAAAATTAccaacaacatcaacatcctTATCAAG GATCTCTTCCACAACCCTCCATCCTACAAGAGCACGGTCACTTTGTCCTGGAAACCAGTGCAAAAGTCTGAGGCAGTGGCAGCAGCTGTTGTAGG CCAAAAACGCTCCTCTGGAGAGGATGTGCCTACAGGAACCATTGGAAAGAAAGTTTCCCCGTTGCCCAGGAGGGATGCAAGGCAGATATATAATCCCCCAAGTGGAAAATACAGTGCTAGCATTGGGAACTTCTCTTATG AGCAAAGAGGTGGGTTCAGAGGTGGCCGGGGTAGAGGTTTTGGACGAGGAAACAGAAGTCGAGGGCGGATCTACTGA